A DNA window from Halogeometricum borinquense DSM 11551 contains the following coding sequences:
- a CDS encoding VC_2705 family sodium/solute symporter yields the protein MTTSILLQSSDLLPEALNISFKLIPAIMVVGMLTLFLVIGYVFKVADTEGMWVAGRSIGNIENGMAIGANWMSAASYLGLAGLVALAGFYGLAFIIGWTTGYFVLLIFLAAQMRRFGKYTAPDFVGDRFNSDTARAIGALTTILIGFVYSVGQARGMGLVGLYVFGTDYITMVVVMMAITVGYLTISGMMGATKNMAVQYVILIVAFLTAVYVVGFTGGYSTVLPQIEYGQLIGQLSAEFSEPFANAGFYLWIATAFSLIFGTCGLPHVLVRFYTVENEKTARQSTVWGLFFILLLYWSAPALAAFGVDLYNASQYGPTFAANGGMSGGEGDLIVVLAAQLSNLPTWFVGLVAAGGIAAAIATTAGLFITASSAVSHDIYTNIVNPDATQRQQVLVGRATIVALGLIVTITAFDPPALVGELVALAFSLAAIVLFPMFFLGLWWENTNRQGALAGMTVGLTLWVAAVVNDLIFHFSDAFAEFVPAIGAALVGTPLVFIVTIAVSLATDEPPQRIKKMVRQCHSPEPMGQQQSAEDVVSTDGGQTPADD from the coding sequence ATGACGACGAGTATTCTTCTCCAGTCGAGTGATCTGCTCCCCGAGGCGCTCAACATCTCGTTCAAACTCATCCCGGCCATCATGGTCGTGGGAATGTTGACCCTCTTCCTCGTTATCGGCTACGTGTTCAAGGTCGCCGACACCGAGGGGATGTGGGTTGCCGGTCGTTCCATCGGGAATATCGAAAACGGCATGGCAATCGGTGCCAACTGGATGTCGGCCGCCTCGTATCTTGGACTGGCAGGCTTAGTTGCCCTCGCGGGCTTCTACGGCCTCGCCTTCATCATCGGGTGGACGACCGGCTACTTCGTCCTCCTCATCTTCCTAGCCGCGCAGATGCGCCGGTTCGGGAAGTACACCGCACCCGACTTCGTCGGTGACCGTTTCAACTCGGACACTGCACGCGCTATCGGCGCGCTCACAACGATTCTCATCGGGTTCGTCTACTCGGTCGGGCAAGCACGCGGCATGGGCCTCGTCGGCCTGTACGTTTTCGGGACCGACTATATCACGATGGTCGTCGTGATGATGGCCATTACGGTCGGATATCTGACCATCTCCGGAATGATGGGCGCAACCAAGAACATGGCCGTCCAGTACGTCATCCTCATCGTCGCATTCCTGACGGCCGTCTACGTCGTCGGCTTCACCGGCGGCTACTCGACGGTGTTGCCACAGATCGAGTACGGACAGCTGATCGGTCAGCTCTCGGCGGAGTTCTCAGAACCGTTCGCCAACGCGGGATTCTACCTCTGGATCGCCACGGCGTTCTCGCTTATCTTCGGGACCTGTGGCCTCCCGCACGTGTTGGTGCGGTTCTATACGGTCGAAAACGAAAAGACCGCCCGTCAGTCCACCGTCTGGGGGCTGTTTTTCATCCTGCTTCTGTACTGGAGCGCCCCCGCGCTGGCGGCGTTCGGTGTCGATCTCTACAACGCCTCGCAGTACGGTCCGACGTTCGCTGCGAACGGCGGCATGAGTGGCGGTGAAGGTGACCTCATCGTGGTGCTGGCGGCTCAACTCTCGAATCTGCCGACGTGGTTCGTCGGCCTCGTGGCCGCAGGCGGTATCGCCGCCGCGATTGCGACGACGGCCGGACTGTTCATCACGGCCTCGTCTGCCGTCTCGCACGACATCTACACGAACATCGTCAATCCTGACGCGACCCAGCGCCAGCAAGTGCTGGTCGGCCGGGCCACGATTGTCGCACTGGGTCTCATCGTGACGATTACCGCGTTCGACCCGCCGGCGCTCGTCGGCGAACTAGTCGCACTGGCGTTCTCGCTCGCGGCCATCGTGCTGTTCCCGATGTTCTTCCTCGGACTCTGGTGGGAGAACACGAACCGGCAGGGAGCGCTCGCCGGGATGACCGTCGGCCTCACGCTCTGGGTTGCCGCGGTCGTCAACGACCTCATCTTCCACTTCAGCGACGCCTTCGCTGAATTCGTGCCGGCTATCGGCGCCGCTCTCGTCGGGACGCCACTGGTGTTCATCGTCACGATTGCCGTTTCACTGGCGACGGATGAACCGCCACAGCGGATCAAGAAGATGGTTCGACAGTGCCACAGTCCCGAACCGATGGGACAGCAACAGTCTGCAGAAGACGTTGTGA